The following coding sequences lie in one Streptomyces sp. ALI-76-A genomic window:
- a CDS encoding type I polyketide synthase: MADEAQLRDYLKRAIADARNARNRLREVQDQAREPIAIVSMACRYPGGVSSPGDLWKLVSEGGDAVSDFPDDRGWDLEGLFDADPDQTGTSYVTQGGFLRGAGLFDAGFFGISPREALAMDPQQRLLLETSWEAVERAGIDPVSLKGTDVGVFTGLSGQGYGAGAGVVTPETEGFAGTGASSSVASGRVSYVLGLEGPAVSLDTACSSSLVAIHLAAQALRQGECSMALAGGVMVMSTPGNFVAFSRQRGLAADGRCKAFADGADGMGLAEGVGVVVLERLSVARERGHKVLAVIRGSAVNQDGASNGLTAPSGPSQQRVIRKALANAGLSPADVDVVEAHGTGTALGDPIEAQALLAAYGRDREEPLWLGSLKSNVGHTQAAAGVGAVIKMVQALRHDMMPSTLHVEKPTTEVDWSAGAVELLTEARKWPRGGRPRRAGVSSFGVSGTNAHLILEEAPAEAAEPVADEAVPAGVVPLVVSAGNAASLAGQAERLAAFVGEADQVPLASVAGALVSGRALLSERAVIVAGSDEEALAGLRALARGESGTNLVSASSDAPGSVVWVFPGQGSQWAGMGRELLDSSPVFAERIAECAAALDPFVDWSLIDVLRGDAEPELLDRVDVLQPASFAVMVGLAAVWSSVGVLPDAVLGHSQGEIAAACVSGALSLEDAARVVALRSQAIAGRLAGRGGMASVALAEREAVVRLGRWADRVEVAAVNGPASVVIAGDAEALDEVLEALSADGVRVRRVAVDYASHTRHVEDIRDTLADTLSGIDAQAPVVPFYSTVTGVWIEDAGILDGDYWYRNLRGQVGFGPAVAELIRQGHRAFIEVSAHPVLVQPITEIADDSEAGVVVTGSLRREEGGPRRLLASMAELFVRGVPVDWTGVLPAGAATSADVDLPTYAFDHQHYWLQATETGGDATSLGLAAADHPLLGAMVRLPHSDGLVFTSRLSLKAHPWLGDHVIGGMALLPGTGLVELAVRAGDEAGCGVLEELVIEAPLVVPEHGGVRMQVAVGAPGENGSRTVEVHSQREDLPGDGETWTRHATGTLSASAATRGTEFDFAAWPPPGARQVEMDAAAFYDELRARGVGYGPSFQGVRAVWRRGEELFAEVALPEEQRKEADRFGIHPALLDAALQTGSFRAMAGTPGEEEAGRPLLAFSWNGLVLHASGASALRVRVAPSGQDALSVEAADETGALVVTMDSLVSRAVSAEQLETAADSAAADSLFRVDWSELPPVQGAEPAPSWVPVATAEDVVALAGSTEAPAAALLEAIGAQGEDAVLALTSRVLGVVQTWLATAGAEESRLVVATRGAVSAGDGAVTDPAGAAVWGLVRAAQAENPDRIVLVDTDPASGDGPEAVLGAVLAGGEPQVAVRGTTLSVPRLARAVGHRLPDVPAVFGPKGTVLVSGGGSLGELIARHLVVRHGVRHLVLASRRGPAAEGVPELAAELTEEGAAVSVVACDVSDRQQVEELLASVPAEHPLRGVVHTAGVFEAGLVGTLTPERLARVFAPKVDAVRHLDALTRDLDLDAFVVYSSASSVFLGAGSGGYAAANAFLDGLMAHRRAAGLPGLALSWGTWAYATNMTTHLGADDQASMSRRTSRDGVVALTPAEGTELFDAAVGSQESLLVPVKLDLRGVRAGAASGGTVPHLLRGLVPAGRQQARAAAGKDDDLLGRLSGLTEQEQEALLLDLVRTQAAVVLGHSGPESVRPDSAFKEVGFDSLTSVELRNRLREATGLKLPATLVFDQPTPLVLTRHLRDELGISDDALSRVHAKIEDVESLLGALSLDESMKSSITLRLQGLVARCNGVVEQTDVSTVADKLEAASADEVLDFIDEELGLV, from the coding sequence GTGGCTGACGAGGCACAACTCCGCGACTACCTCAAGAGGGCCATCGCCGACGCCCGCAACGCCCGCAACCGGCTGCGCGAGGTCCAGGACCAGGCGCGCGAGCCGATCGCCATCGTCTCCATGGCCTGCCGGTACCCGGGCGGCGTGTCCTCGCCCGGGGACCTGTGGAAGCTGGTCTCCGAAGGCGGCGACGCCGTCAGCGACTTCCCCGACGACCGTGGCTGGGACCTGGAGGGCCTGTTCGACGCCGACCCCGACCAGACGGGCACGTCGTATGTCACGCAGGGCGGATTCCTGCGAGGCGCGGGCCTTTTCGACGCGGGGTTCTTCGGTATCTCGCCGCGTGAGGCGCTGGCGATGGACCCGCAGCAGCGGCTGCTCCTGGAGACCTCCTGGGAGGCGGTCGAGCGGGCGGGCATCGACCCGGTCTCGCTGAAGGGCACCGACGTCGGCGTGTTCACCGGTCTGTCCGGCCAGGGCTACGGGGCCGGTGCCGGTGTGGTGACCCCGGAGACGGAGGGCTTCGCGGGCACGGGGGCGTCGTCGAGTGTGGCCTCGGGCCGGGTGTCGTACGTCCTCGGCCTCGAGGGCCCGGCGGTGTCCCTCGACACGGCGTGCTCCTCGTCCCTCGTCGCCATCCACCTGGCCGCGCAGGCGCTGCGGCAGGGCGAGTGCTCGATGGCGCTCGCCGGCGGTGTGATGGTGATGTCGACGCCCGGCAACTTCGTTGCCTTCTCCCGCCAGCGGGGCCTGGCCGCCGACGGCCGCTGCAAGGCGTTCGCGGACGGCGCCGACGGAATGGGCCTGGCCGAGGGCGTGGGTGTCGTGGTCCTGGAACGCCTGTCGGTGGCCCGGGAGCGCGGACACAAGGTCCTGGCGGTGATCCGCGGCAGCGCCGTCAACCAGGACGGCGCGTCCAACGGCCTCACCGCCCCGAGCGGTCCCTCGCAGCAGCGGGTGATCCGCAAGGCGCTGGCCAACGCGGGGCTGTCCCCGGCCGACGTGGATGTGGTGGAGGCCCACGGCACCGGTACGGCTCTGGGCGATCCGATCGAGGCGCAGGCGCTGCTGGCCGCCTACGGCCGGGACCGCGAAGAGCCGTTGTGGCTCGGCTCGTTGAAGTCGAACGTCGGCCACACGCAGGCCGCCGCGGGCGTCGGCGCCGTGATCAAGATGGTGCAGGCGCTGCGGCACGACATGATGCCGTCGACCCTGCACGTGGAGAAGCCCACGACCGAGGTGGACTGGTCCGCGGGTGCGGTGGAACTGCTGACCGAGGCCCGGAAGTGGCCGCGGGGCGGTCGTCCGCGCCGGGCCGGGGTGTCCTCGTTCGGTGTCAGTGGGACGAACGCGCATCTGATCCTGGAGGAGGCGCCCGCCGAGGCGGCCGAGCCCGTCGCGGACGAGGCGGTGCCCGCGGGCGTGGTGCCGTTGGTGGTGTCGGCGGGGAATGCCGCTTCCCTGGCGGGGCAGGCCGAGCGGCTCGCGGCGTTCGTCGGGGAAGCCGATCAGGTGCCGCTCGCGTCGGTGGCCGGGGCGCTGGTCTCCGGCCGGGCCCTGCTGAGCGAGCGCGCGGTGATCGTGGCCGGGTCGGACGAGGAGGCCCTTGCCGGGCTGCGGGCGCTGGCACGCGGCGAGAGCGGCACCAACCTGGTGTCCGCAAGCTCGGATGCCCCGGGCAGCGTGGTGTGGGTGTTCCCGGGTCAGGGTTCTCAGTGGGCCGGTATGGGGCGGGAGTTGCTGGACTCGTCGCCGGTCTTCGCGGAGCGGATCGCGGAGTGCGCGGCTGCCCTCGATCCGTTCGTCGACTGGTCGCTGATCGACGTGCTGCGGGGCGACGCCGAGCCGGAGCTGCTGGACCGGGTGGATGTGCTGCAACCCGCCAGCTTCGCGGTGATGGTGGGTCTGGCGGCGGTCTGGTCCTCGGTGGGTGTGCTGCCGGACGCGGTCCTGGGTCATTCGCAGGGTGAGATCGCGGCGGCGTGTGTGTCCGGGGCGCTGTCGCTGGAGGACGCGGCACGCGTGGTGGCCTTGCGGAGCCAGGCCATCGCCGGCCGACTGGCCGGGCGCGGCGGTATGGCGTCGGTGGCGCTGGCCGAGAGGGAGGCGGTCGTCCGTCTGGGGCGTTGGGCGGACCGGGTCGAGGTCGCGGCGGTCAACGGACCGGCGTCGGTCGTGATCGCGGGTGACGCCGAGGCGCTGGACGAAGTGCTCGAAGCTCTCTCGGCCGATGGTGTGCGGGTGCGGCGGGTGGCAGTCGATTACGCCTCGCACACCCGGCATGTGGAGGACATCCGCGACACGCTCGCCGACACCCTCTCGGGTATCGACGCGCAGGCGCCGGTGGTGCCGTTCTACTCGACCGTCACCGGCGTGTGGATCGAGGACGCCGGGATCCTGGACGGCGATTACTGGTACCGCAACCTGCGCGGCCAGGTGGGCTTCGGTCCGGCCGTCGCCGAGCTGATCCGCCAGGGCCACCGGGCCTTCATCGAGGTCAGCGCGCACCCGGTACTGGTCCAGCCGATCACCGAGATCGCCGACGACAGCGAGGCCGGCGTGGTCGTGACCGGTTCCCTGCGCCGCGAGGAGGGCGGCCCGCGCCGGCTCCTCGCCTCCATGGCCGAGTTGTTCGTGCGCGGTGTGCCGGTCGACTGGACCGGCGTGCTGCCGGCCGGGGCGGCCACGTCGGCCGACGTGGACCTGCCGACGTACGCCTTCGACCACCAGCACTACTGGCTCCAGGCCACCGAGACCGGTGGCGACGCGACCTCCCTCGGGCTCGCCGCTGCCGATCACCCGCTCCTCGGTGCGATGGTGCGACTGCCGCACTCGGACGGGCTGGTGTTCACCTCCCGCCTGTCGCTCAAGGCACACCCCTGGCTCGGCGATCACGTGATCGGCGGCATGGCCCTTCTCCCGGGCACGGGACTCGTCGAGCTGGCCGTCCGGGCCGGTGACGAGGCCGGCTGCGGCGTCCTGGAAGAGCTCGTGATCGAGGCACCGCTGGTCGTGCCCGAGCACGGCGGCGTACGGATGCAGGTCGCCGTGGGCGCGCCGGGCGAGAACGGCTCGCGCACCGTGGAGGTCCACTCCCAGCGCGAGGACCTTCCCGGTGACGGGGAGACGTGGACGCGGCACGCCACCGGCACGCTGTCGGCCTCGGCCGCGACCCGTGGGACGGAGTTCGACTTCGCCGCATGGCCGCCGCCGGGCGCACGGCAGGTCGAGATGGACGCCGCCGCCTTCTATGACGAACTGCGTGCGCGCGGTGTCGGCTACGGGCCCTCCTTCCAGGGCGTGCGCGCGGTGTGGCGGCGCGGCGAGGAACTCTTCGCCGAGGTCGCCCTGCCCGAGGAGCAGCGCAAGGAAGCCGACCGGTTCGGCATCCACCCCGCCCTGCTGGACGCGGCCCTGCAGACCGGATCGTTCCGGGCCATGGCGGGCACGCCGGGGGAGGAGGAAGCCGGGCGGCCGCTGCTGGCCTTCTCGTGGAACGGTCTGGTGCTGCATGCCTCGGGCGCCTCGGCGCTGCGGGTGCGGGTCGCACCGAGCGGCCAGGACGCCCTGTCGGTCGAGGCGGCGGACGAGACCGGCGCCCTGGTCGTGACGATGGACTCGCTGGTGTCCCGGGCCGTTTCCGCCGAGCAGCTGGAGACGGCGGCGGACTCGGCGGCCGCCGACTCGCTGTTCCGGGTGGACTGGAGTGAACTGCCCCCGGTCCAGGGCGCGGAACCCGCGCCGTCATGGGTCCCGGTGGCCACCGCGGAGGATGTGGTGGCCCTGGCCGGAAGCACCGAGGCTCCGGCGGCGGCACTCCTGGAAGCGATCGGCGCGCAGGGCGAGGACGCCGTACTGGCGCTGACCTCGCGGGTGTTGGGCGTGGTGCAGACGTGGCTGGCCACGGCCGGAGCCGAGGAGTCGCGGCTGGTGGTGGCGACCCGGGGCGCGGTGTCCGCCGGCGACGGCGCGGTGACCGATCCGGCCGGAGCGGCGGTGTGGGGTCTGGTCCGGGCCGCGCAGGCCGAGAACCCCGACCGGATCGTCCTGGTCGACACCGACCCGGCCTCCGGCGACGGACCGGAAGCCGTCCTGGGCGCCGTGCTGGCCGGCGGCGAGCCGCAGGTCGCGGTGCGCGGCACGACCCTCTCCGTGCCCCGCCTCGCCCGTGCCGTCGGCCATCGCCTTCCGGACGTGCCCGCGGTGTTCGGGCCCAAGGGCACCGTCCTGGTCTCGGGCGGCGGGTCGCTGGGCGAACTCATCGCGCGGCACCTGGTCGTCCGGCACGGAGTACGTCACCTCGTGCTGGCCAGCCGGCGTGGCCCCGCCGCCGAGGGCGTACCGGAACTGGCCGCGGAACTCACCGAAGAGGGTGCGGCCGTGTCGGTCGTGGCCTGCGACGTGTCCGACCGGCAGCAGGTGGAGGAACTCCTCGCCTCGGTGCCGGCCGAGCACCCCCTGCGCGGTGTGGTGCACACGGCCGGTGTGTTCGAGGCCGGGCTGGTCGGGACCCTGACCCCGGAGCGCCTGGCGAGGGTGTTCGCGCCGAAGGTGGACGCCGTACGCCACCTCGACGCGCTCACCCGAGACCTGGACCTGGACGCGTTCGTCGTCTACTCCTCCGCCTCGTCCGTCTTCCTCGGCGCCGGCAGCGGCGGCTACGCGGCGGCCAACGCCTTCCTGGACGGCCTGATGGCCCACCGCCGCGCGGCCGGCCTGCCCGGCCTCGCACTGTCCTGGGGCACCTGGGCCTACGCCACCAACATGACCACCCACCTGGGCGCCGACGACCAGGCGAGCATGAGCAGGCGTACCAGCCGTGACGGCGTCGTGGCGCTGACGCCCGCCGAGGGAACGGAACTGTTCGACGCCGCGGTCGGATCGCAGGAGTCGCTCCTCGTGCCGGTCAAGCTGGACCTGCGCGGAGTACGCGCCGGCGCGGCGTCCGGTGGCACGGTGCCGCATCTGCTGCGCGGCCTCGTACCGGCGGGACGGCAGCAGGCGCGGGCGGCAGCCGGGAAGGACGACGACCTGCTCGGCCGGCTGTCCGGGCTCACCGAGCAGGAGCAGGAGGCGCTGCTCCTCGACCTGGTGCGGACGCAGGCCGCGGTCGTGCTCGGGCACAGCGGGCCGGAGAGCGTCCGGCCGGACAGCGCCTTCAAGGAGGTCGGGTTCGACTCGCTCACCTCGGTGGAGCTGCGCAACCGGCTCCGGGAGGCGACCGGTCTGAAGCTCCCCGCCACGCTGGTCTTCGACCAGCCGACCCCGCTCGTGCTCACCCGCCATCTGCGCGACGAACTCGGCATCAGTGACGACGCGCTGTCCCGGGTGCACGCGAAGATCGAAGACGTCGAGTCGCTCCTCGGTGCGCTGAGCCTCGACGAATCCATGAAATCCAGTATCACGCTGCGCCTTCAGGGCCTGGTGGCCCGGTGCAACGGGGTGGTCGAGCAGACGGACGTTTCCACGGTGGCGGACAAGCTGGAAGCCGCATCGGCCGACGAAGTCCTCGACTTCATCGATGAAGAACTCGGGCTCGTGTGA